In one window of Blattabacterium sp. (Cryptocercus punctulatus) str. Cpu DNA:
- a CDS encoding prephenate dehydratase, with protein MKKIAIQGIKGCFHHAAVSRYFEGSHYKLMECYSFRELAFSVAKSNVDIGVMAIENTIAGTILTNYSLLSEYNLRIVGEIYMPIRHHLMAVPGQNMKEIKEIYSHPMAILQCEFFINSHPYVKISKYSDTASAAKYISICKKKGLAAIASEYAAKEYGLEIISRNIQTIRRNFTRFFIIKNFSNKEDNFNKASLRFKIFHTTGSLSQILSLISNLGINMTKIQSIPIIKKPWEYFFYVDIIFNNIKDYERMKICIQSNPNLHKLSIIGEYKNGRIRS; from the coding sequence ATGAAAAAAATTGCTATACAAGGGATAAAGGGGTGTTTTCATCATGCTGCAGTTTCTAGATACTTTGAAGGATCTCATTACAAATTAATGGAATGTTATTCCTTTAGAGAACTTGCCTTTTCGGTTGCTAAATCTAATGTAGATATTGGGGTAATGGCTATAGAAAATACTATAGCAGGTACTATATTGACTAATTATAGTCTTTTATCTGAATATAACTTAAGAATAGTTGGAGAAATATATATGCCTATAAGACATCATTTGATGGCTGTTCCTGGACAAAATATGAAAGAAATAAAGGAAATTTACTCTCATCCAATGGCCATTTTGCAATGTGAGTTTTTTATAAATTCACATCCTTATGTAAAAATATCCAAGTATTCTGATACGGCTTCTGCCGCTAAATACATTTCTATATGCAAAAAAAAAGGATTAGCTGCGATTGCATCAGAATATGCAGCTAAAGAATATGGATTAGAAATTATTTCTAGAAATATCCAAACCATTAGAAGAAATTTTACCAGGTTTTTTATTATTAAAAATTTTTCAAATAAAGAAGATAATTTTAATAAAGCTTCACTAAGATTCAAAATTTTCCATACTACTGGTAGTTTATCTCAAATATTGAGTCTTATATCAAATCTTGGAATAAATATGACTAAAATACAATCTATTCCTATAATAAAAAAACCTTGGGAATATTTTTTTTATGTGGATATTATATTCAATAATATAAAAGATTATGAGAGAATGAAAATATGTATACAAAGTAACCCCAATCTTCATAAACTTTCTATTATTGGAGAATATAAAAATGGAAGAATTAGATCTTAA
- a CDS encoding pyridoxal phosphate-dependent aminotransferase: protein MIVVAKRIHQISEYFFSEKMKEIQTLENKGIDIINLGIGNPDILPPYGVIPKMKEASEIKNANTYQSYIGIERLRKTIADWYGNTYKVDVDYQKEVLPLMGSKEGIMDISLSYLNKGNQVLIPNPGYPIYSSISKLLESEVIYYDLYDREDWCPNIKLLENKNLSKVKIMWINYPHMPTGATITFEKLEEIVFFAKKNRILLVHDNPYSLILNNNKRPLSIFNIRGSKDIALELNSLSKSYNMAGWRIGMIIGKHEYIKNILKVKSLINSGMYYPIQIGAIEAMNQNSEWFKKLNLEYLKRKKIILEICDRLYLKYRKKSSGIFVWAKILDLEKNDRKWSDKILKNYHIFITPGSIFGNNGKGYVRLSMCCPVKTLEKAKNRIFS, encoded by the coding sequence ATGATTGTTGTAGCAAAAAGAATACATCAAATATCGGAATATTTTTTTTCCGAAAAAATGAAAGAGATTCAGACTCTTGAAAATAAGGGAATAGATATCATTAATTTAGGAATTGGGAATCCGGATATTCTTCCTCCATACGGAGTTATTCCTAAAATGAAAGAAGCATCAGAAATAAAAAATGCGAACACTTATCAAAGTTATATTGGTATAGAAAGGTTACGTAAAACTATTGCAGATTGGTATGGAAATACGTATAAAGTGGATGTAGATTATCAAAAAGAAGTGTTACCTTTGATGGGGTCAAAGGAAGGAATTATGGATATAAGCCTTTCTTATTTGAACAAAGGTAATCAAGTTCTAATTCCAAATCCTGGATATCCTATTTATTCTTCTATATCCAAACTTTTAGAATCGGAAGTAATTTATTATGATCTTTATGATAGGGAGGATTGGTGTCCTAATATAAAACTATTGGAAAATAAAAATCTATCTAAGGTTAAGATTATGTGGATCAATTATCCTCATATGCCAACAGGTGCAACTATAACTTTTGAAAAGTTGGAAGAAATAGTCTTTTTTGCGAAAAAAAATCGTATTTTACTAGTGCACGATAATCCTTATAGTTTAATATTAAATAATAATAAACGTCCTTTGAGTATATTTAATATTCGAGGTTCTAAAGATATTGCTTTAGAATTAAATTCTTTAAGTAAAAGTTATAATATGGCTGGATGGAGAATTGGAATGATAATAGGAAAACACGAATATATTAAAAATATTTTAAAAGTAAAAAGTCTCATCAATTCTGGAATGTATTATCCAATACAAATTGGGGCTATAGAAGCAATGAATCAAAATTCAGAATGGTTTAAAAAACTCAATCTAGAATATTTAAAACGTAAAAAAATTATATTGGAAATATGTGATCGTCTATATTTAAAATATAGAAAAAAAAGTTCTGGAATATTTGTTTGGGCTAAGATTCTAGATTTAGAAAAAAATGATCGGAAATGGTCCGATAAAATTCTCAAAAATTATCACATATTTATTACACCTGGAAGCATTTTTGGAAATAATGGAAAAGGGTATGTAAGATTATCTATGTGTTGTCCTGTAAAAACTTTGGAAAAAGCAAAAAATAGAATTTTTTCATGA
- a CDS encoding prephenate dehydrogenase codes for MNIGIIGLGLIGGSISLGLRKSNFGDKFLGIDSNKENAIHAVKLGIVDKIISFQDLIIQSSVIILSIPVDGIKKILPIILNKISNDTVILDTGSTKYEICNSVYSHPKRSRFVATHPIAGIENSGPEYAHSDLFHKKNCILCDSELSDPDAIFIVEKIYSIMDMRMIYITSKEHDFYISYVSHLPHVVSFSLASTVLERFKNEKKFFNNMRGSGLDSTTRLAKSNPETWLPIFISNKNNLIQAMDVYIDHLKIFRKYLRKKEFHQIDRYIKKANDIK; via the coding sequence ATGAATATTGGAATTATAGGATTAGGTTTAATCGGTGGATCTATTAGTTTAGGATTAAGAAAATCCAATTTTGGAGATAAATTTCTAGGAATAGACTCTAATAAAGAAAATGCTATTCATGCTGTAAAACTTGGAATTGTAGATAAAATAATTTCTTTTCAAGATCTTATTATACAATCTTCCGTTATTATTTTATCCATTCCTGTAGATGGAATAAAAAAAATACTTCCAATTATTCTTAATAAAATCAGTAATGATACAGTTATTTTAGATACTGGATCTACTAAGTATGAAATTTGTAATAGTGTCTATTCTCATCCAAAAAGAAGTCGTTTTGTGGCTACCCACCCTATTGCAGGAATAGAAAATTCTGGACCAGAATATGCTCATTCAGATCTTTTCCATAAAAAAAATTGTATTCTTTGTGATTCTGAACTTAGTGATCCAGATGCGATATTTATCGTAGAGAAAATTTATTCTATAATGGATATGCGGATGATTTATATCACATCTAAAGAACATGATTTTTATATTTCTTACGTATCTCATTTACCTCATGTAGTTTCCTTTTCTTTAGCTAGTACTGTTTTAGAAAGATTTAAAAATGAAAAAAAATTTTTTAATAATATGAGGGGAAGTGGATTGGATTCTACTACACGTTTAGCGAAAAGCAACCCTGAAACGTGGTTACCTATTTTTATTTCTAATAAAAATAATCTGATTCAAGCTATGGATGTTTATATAGATCACTTAAAAATATTTCGTAAATATTTAAGAAAAAAAGAATTTCATCAAATTGATCGGTATATAAAAAAAGCAAATGATATAAAATAA
- a CDS encoding bifunctional 3-deoxy-7-phosphoheptulonate synthase/chorismate mutase type II, producing the protein MEKNILNNSIDRSWIEKFDKPLVISGPCSAESEKQIKETAIRMDTSYVQVFRAGIWKPRTKPNNFEGIGEVGLQWLKNVKKNTGLMVATEVANAEHVKLALSFDIDILWIGARSTASPFTVQEIADSLKGKEEKIILVKNPIHPDLELWIGALERLFSKGIKKLGVIHRGFYTYKTSKYRNQPNWNILLNFNSILPRIPIICDPSHICGNKKGILEISKIAFHFFRCEGLMIESHCDPDNAWSDAKQQITPEKLLEMLKNLIYSNYDDEKYQNQLDSLRILIDEIDENIITLLAERMKISKKLGILKKKYNIALLQKNRWEYILNKSIKLGKELGVSEEIIEEIFKILHKESINIQKY; encoded by the coding sequence ATGGAAAAAAATATTCTAAATAATAGTATAGACAGATCTTGGATTGAAAAGTTTGATAAACCCCTAGTCATATCTGGACCTTGTAGTGCAGAAAGCGAAAAACAAATCAAAGAAACAGCTATAAGGATGGACACATCCTATGTACAAGTGTTTAGAGCAGGTATCTGGAAACCTAGAACTAAACCGAATAATTTTGAAGGGATTGGGGAAGTTGGACTTCAATGGCTAAAAAATGTAAAAAAAAATACAGGATTAATGGTTGCTACGGAAGTAGCTAATGCAGAACATGTAAAGTTGGCGTTATCTTTTGATATAGATATTCTTTGGATAGGAGCAAGAAGTACAGCAAGTCCATTTACTGTCCAAGAAATTGCGGATTCTTTAAAAGGAAAAGAGGAGAAAATTATCTTAGTAAAAAATCCTATACATCCTGATCTAGAATTATGGATAGGAGCTTTAGAACGTTTATTTTCCAAAGGAATTAAAAAATTAGGAGTTATACATCGTGGTTTTTATACTTATAAAACATCTAAATATCGTAATCAACCCAACTGGAATATATTATTGAATTTTAATAGTATTCTTCCTAGAATTCCTATTATTTGTGATCCTTCACATATTTGTGGAAATAAAAAAGGAATTTTAGAAATTTCAAAAATAGCTTTTCATTTTTTTAGATGTGAGGGATTGATGATAGAAAGTCATTGTGATCCTGATAATGCTTGGAGTGATGCTAAACAACAAATTACTCCTGAAAAACTTTTGGAAATGTTAAAAAATTTGATATATTCTAATTATGATGATGAAAAATATCAAAATCAGTTAGATTCTTTAAGAATACTTATTGATGAAATAGATGAAAATATTATTACTCTTTTAGCAGAAAGAATGAAAATTTCCAAAAAATTAGGAATTCTGAAAAAAAAATATAATATAGCTTTATTACAGAAAAATAGATGGGAGTATATTTTAAATAAATCTATAAAATTAGGAAAAGAATTAGGTGTTTCGGAAGAAATTATTGAAGAAATTTTCAAAATTTTGCATAAAGAATCTATTAATATTCAAAAATATTAA
- the metK gene encoding methionine adenosyltransferase, with translation MPYLFTSESVSEGHPDKISDQISDAILDHFLAYDSEAKVAIETLVTTGQIVLAGEVNSKTWVNVQKVARDTLRKIGYTKNEYRFNADSCGVISSIQEQSRDLFQGIIQNKKKENQGAGDQGMVFGYAIKETENYMPLSLEISHYLLRELSSIRNEGEKMLYLRPDAKSQVTLEYSDKNIPIHIHTIVISTQHDEFDKKEKMHKRIVQDIKNILIPRVKNILSKDIKKLFTDRTKYYINSTGKFVTGGPHGDTGITGRKIIVDTYGGRGSHGGGSFSGKDPSKVDRSAAYAARHIAKNLVAAGVADELSIQISYAVGIAKPIGIFVNTYGTSKKELLDEEILLKIKKIFDFRPYAITKRLKLCNPIYEETAVYGHMGKIPKKVWKYFSDIEGNKKKQEVELFTWEKLDYLPIIKEIFDI, from the coding sequence ATGCCTTATTTATTCACTAGCGAATCTGTTTCGGAAGGACATCCTGATAAAATATCGGATCAAATATCGGATGCTATATTAGATCATTTTCTGGCCTATGATTCAGAAGCAAAAGTTGCTATAGAAACTTTAGTTACTACGGGGCAAATTGTATTAGCAGGAGAAGTAAATTCTAAAACTTGGGTTAATGTTCAAAAAGTAGCTCGTGATACCCTTAGGAAGATTGGATATACTAAAAATGAATATAGATTTAATGCAGATTCTTGTGGGGTAATTTCTTCTATTCAAGAACAATCTAGAGATTTATTCCAGGGGATAATACAAAATAAAAAAAAAGAAAATCAAGGTGCCGGAGACCAAGGTATGGTATTTGGATATGCTATTAAGGAAACAGAAAATTATATGCCTTTATCATTAGAAATATCTCATTATTTATTAAGGGAACTTTCATCCATCCGAAATGAAGGAGAAAAAATGCTTTATTTACGTCCAGATGCAAAATCACAAGTTACTCTGGAATATTCTGATAAAAATATCCCTATACATATTCATACTATTGTAATTTCAACTCAACATGATGAATTTGATAAAAAAGAAAAAATGCATAAACGTATAGTTCAAGATATTAAAAATATTTTAATTCCAAGGGTCAAGAATATACTATCGAAGGATATAAAAAAATTATTTACCGATCGAACGAAATATTACATAAATTCTACAGGTAAATTTGTTACTGGTGGACCTCACGGGGATACTGGAATTACCGGAAGAAAAATTATCGTGGATACTTATGGAGGTAGAGGGTCTCATGGAGGAGGATCTTTTTCTGGAAAAGACCCTTCTAAAGTGGATAGATCTGCTGCTTATGCTGCTAGGCATATTGCAAAAAATCTTGTTGCAGCAGGAGTTGCAGATGAATTATCAATACAAATATCTTATGCAGTTGGTATTGCAAAACCGATAGGAATTTTTGTGAATACTTATGGTACATCTAAAAAAGAACTTCTTGATGAAGAGATTTTACTAAAAATTAAAAAAATTTTTGATTTTCGTCCTTACGCTATAACAAAGAGATTAAAATTGTGTAACCCAATATATGAGGAAACAGCTGTTTATGGCCATATGGGAAAAATTCCAAAAAAAGTATGGAAATATTTTTCGGATATAGAAGGAAATAAAAAAAAACAAGAAGTAGAACTTTTTACATGGGAAAAATTGGACTATTTGCCTATAATCAAAGAAATTTTTGATATTTAA
- a CDS encoding enoyl-ACP reductase: MSYNLLKGKKGIIFGALDENSIAWKVAERAYKEKASFILTNTPAALRMGKIYELSHKTESMVVPADATSIIDLNILFDKALDHFGGKIDFLLHSIAMSINIRKGIPYTSINYEFLRKGWEISAVSYHKIMQTAWSKNAMNKWGSIVALTYIASKRSFSYYGDMSDYKSYLESITRNFGYHWGIKKKVRVNTVSQSPSVTKAAKSIKGFNQFFILSEKISPLGNASAQDCANYIITLFSDFTRKVTMQNLYHDGGFSKTGINETMIS, encoded by the coding sequence ATGTCTTACAATTTATTGAAAGGAAAAAAAGGGATTATATTTGGAGCTTTAGATGAAAATTCTATTGCTTGGAAGGTAGCAGAACGTGCTTATAAAGAAAAAGCGTCTTTTATTTTAACAAATACCCCTGCTGCTTTAAGAATGGGAAAAATTTATGAATTATCTCATAAAACAGAATCCATGGTAGTCCCAGCAGATGCTACTTCTATTATAGATCTTAATATTTTATTTGATAAAGCTTTAGATCATTTTGGAGGAAAAATAGATTTTCTATTGCATTCCATCGCTATGTCCATAAATATTCGAAAAGGAATTCCTTATACCTCTATTAATTATGAATTTTTAAGAAAAGGATGGGAAATATCTGCCGTATCCTATCATAAAATCATGCAAACGGCTTGGAGTAAAAATGCCATGAATAAATGGGGATCTATTGTAGCTCTAACTTATATTGCTTCTAAAAGAAGCTTTTCATATTATGGAGATATGTCGGATTATAAGTCTTATCTAGAGAGTATTACACGTAATTTTGGTTATCATTGGGGAATAAAAAAAAAAGTTAGGGTGAATACGGTTTCACAATCTCCTAGTGTTACAAAGGCCGCAAAATCTATTAAAGGATTCAATCAATTTTTTATTTTATCTGAAAAAATATCTCCTTTAGGAAATGCTTCGGCACAAGATTGTGCAAACTATATAATTACACTATTTTCAGATTTTACAAGAAAAGTAACAATGCAAAATTTGTATCATGATGGAGGTTTTTCTAAAACAGGGATTAATGAAACGATGATTTCATAA
- the rpe gene encoding ribulose-phosphate 3-epimerase has translation MKKIISPSLLSANLAFLYRDIEMLNKSEADWFHIDIMDSSFVSNISFGTLFIKHVKKYTHKPIDVHLMIMHPEYYIEEFKFCGVDNLHVHYEACIHLNRTIYSIKEYGMKVGVAVNPHTPVFLLQDVIKDIDFVLLMSVNPGFSGQKFIHQTYQKLEDTKDLILKKHSSALIEVDGGINLEIASLLFKNGADILVAGTTIFSNSNPKKIIHRMKLESI, from the coding sequence ATGAAAAAAATTATTTCTCCATCTTTACTTTCAGCAAACCTGGCATTCTTATATCGTGATATAGAAATGCTGAATAAAAGTGAAGCAGATTGGTTCCATATTGATATTATGGATTCTTCTTTTGTTTCTAATATTTCTTTTGGTACTTTATTTATCAAACATGTAAAAAAATATACTCATAAACCTATAGATGTGCATTTAATGATTATGCACCCAGAATACTATATAGAAGAATTTAAATTTTGTGGGGTAGATAACTTACATGTTCATTATGAAGCTTGTATACATTTAAATAGAACTATTTATTCCATTAAAGAATATGGTATGAAAGTAGGTGTAGCAGTAAATCCTCATACTCCAGTTTTTCTTTTACAAGATGTTATTAAAGATATAGATTTTGTTTTATTAATGAGCGTAAATCCTGGTTTTAGCGGACAAAAATTTATTCATCAAACTTATCAAAAACTAGAAGATACTAAAGATTTGATTTTAAAAAAACATTCTTCTGCACTTATCGAAGTAGATGGAGGGATTAATTTAGAAATTGCTTCTTTATTATTCAAAAATGGGGCAGATATATTGGTAGCAGGAACTACTATTTTTTCGAATTCTAACCCAAAAAAAATTATTCATAGAATGAAATTAGAAAGCATTTAA
- the dnaG gene encoding DNA primase, with the protein MISKETIKRIFSTSCIEEVIGDFVFLKKSGLNYRGLSPFSNEKTPSLIVSPTKKIWKDFSSGKGGNIITFLMEYEKFTYVESLYYLAKKYNIKIHESEKNTDFRKIYHEKYGILYLIQNYAKCFFIKQLHSTKEGQEKGLNYLIKKRGFDMKTIHQFELGYAHSSWILFTETALKKGFKIRDLKKSGLTRFKKSNNFDCFRERVIFPIHDLSGWVIGFGGRTINSYSRTTKYLNSSENDIFQKSKILYGLFQAKKTILRENFCYLVEGYADVLSLHQSGIKNVVSSSGTSLTIDQILLIKKFTRNIVLFYDGDRSGIQASLRGINMLLEQKMNLRILFTHNGEDPDTISKKYSYSQLRYFLEKKSYNFVSFKQKMFEKFCQDDPIKKSFLVLNILNSISKVSNLIQRELYIEVASKNLKIRKEILISELKRISHKKIYKKNSTISISSEKTNKNILILIEEKLIQLILNYGDKKIKIEGSKTTVSEKIFQTFKFHNFRFSLDYHQKIFDQIYLQKNSIKKWKFLYHKNTKSYSLSKWDKKGIEVSSKEDNIDRYLIDLLLRYKSQYFLKLIQNEISNFRKNIKIEDKKDLLQKIMNLTSLKNELNKKLHRYV; encoded by the coding sequence ATGATTTCTAAAGAAACTATAAAACGAATATTTTCTACTTCGTGTATAGAAGAAGTTATCGGAGATTTTGTTTTTTTAAAAAAAAGTGGTCTAAACTATAGAGGTCTTAGTCCATTTTCTAATGAAAAAACACCTTCTCTGATCGTTTCTCCTACAAAAAAAATATGGAAAGATTTCAGTTCTGGAAAAGGTGGAAATATTATTACTTTTCTTATGGAATACGAAAAATTTACTTATGTAGAATCCTTATATTATCTAGCTAAAAAGTATAATATAAAGATTCATGAATCTGAAAAAAATACAGATTTTAGGAAAATTTATCATGAAAAATATGGAATTTTATACTTAATACAGAATTATGCAAAATGTTTTTTCATTAAACAATTGCATTCCACAAAAGAAGGTCAAGAAAAGGGATTGAATTATTTAATAAAAAAAAGAGGATTTGATATGAAAACGATTCATCAATTTGAATTAGGTTATGCCCATTCCTCTTGGATATTATTTACGGAAACAGCTTTAAAAAAAGGATTTAAAATACGTGATTTAAAAAAATCTGGTCTTACTAGATTCAAAAAATCCAATAATTTTGACTGTTTTCGTGAACGTGTCATTTTTCCTATACATGATTTATCAGGTTGGGTAATAGGATTTGGTGGTAGGACGATTAATAGTTATTCCCGTACAACGAAATATTTAAATTCATCTGAAAACGATATTTTTCAAAAAAGTAAAATTTTGTATGGTTTATTTCAAGCTAAAAAAACTATTTTAAGAGAAAATTTTTGTTATTTAGTAGAGGGATATGCAGATGTACTTTCTTTGCATCAATCTGGAATAAAAAATGTGGTATCCTCTTCGGGGACTTCCTTGACCATTGATCAAATATTGTTAATTAAGAAATTTACAAGAAATATTGTTCTTTTTTATGATGGGGACCGTTCTGGAATTCAAGCTTCTTTAAGAGGAATAAATATGTTATTAGAACAAAAAATGAATTTACGTATATTATTTACTCATAATGGAGAAGATCCAGATACTATTTCGAAAAAATATTCTTATTCTCAATTGAGATATTTTTTAGAAAAAAAAAGTTATAATTTTGTTTCTTTTAAACAAAAAATGTTTGAAAAATTCTGTCAAGATGATCCAATTAAAAAATCATTTTTAGTTTTGAATATTTTGAATAGCATTTCAAAAGTATCCAATCTTATCCAAAGAGAATTATATATAGAAGTCGCTTCCAAAAATCTAAAAATTCGTAAAGAAATTTTAATTTCTGAATTGAAAAGAATAAGTCATAAAAAAATTTATAAGAAAAATTCTACTATTAGTATTAGTTCAGAAAAAACTAACAAAAATATTCTTATTCTAATTGAAGAAAAGTTGATTCAGTTAATTTTAAATTATGGAGATAAAAAAATAAAAATAGAAGGATCTAAGACTACAGTTTCCGAAAAAATATTCCAGACTTTTAAATTCCATAACTTTCGTTTTTCTTTAGATTATCATCAGAAAATATTTGACCAAATTTATTTACAAAAAAATTCCATAAAAAAATGGAAATTTTTGTATCATAAAAATACGAAATCCTATTCCTTATCCAAATGGGATAAAAAAGGAATTGAAGTATCCTCCAAAGAGGACAACATAGATCGATATCTTATCGACCTTTTATTAAGATATAAGTCCCAATATTTTTTGAAATTAATTCAAAACGAAATCAGTAATTTTCGAAAAAATATTAAAATTGAGGATAAGAAAGATCTTTTGCAAAAGATAATGAATTTAACAAGTTTAAAAAATGAACTGAATAAAAAATTACATAGATATGTATAA
- a CDS encoding peroxiredoxin, with protein MNTLIAKKAPNFTANAVLNGKDIVPNFTLEQFKGSKYVLLFFYPKDFTFVCPTEIYAFQEKMNDFESRNVQIIAISTDTEQSHWAWLQIPKEKGGISGVTYPIVSDINKTISHNYGVLSENWICNNNEELKATGEIIAYRGLFLIDKNGIIRHLLINDFPLGRNVDEAIRMIDALQYYEKSGEVCPANWKKGEKSLEASHSGLLDYFSS; from the coding sequence ATGAATACATTAATTGCAAAAAAAGCACCTAATTTTACAGCTAATGCAGTATTGAATGGAAAAGATATTGTTCCCAATTTTACTTTGGAACAATTTAAGGGAAGTAAATATGTATTGCTTTTTTTCTATCCTAAAGATTTTACTTTTGTATGTCCAACAGAAATATATGCATTTCAAGAAAAAATGAATGATTTTGAATCTAGAAATGTACAAATAATAGCTATATCTACAGATACAGAACAATCGCACTGGGCTTGGTTGCAAATTCCAAAAGAAAAAGGTGGGATATCTGGTGTTACATATCCTATTGTTTCCGATATCAATAAAACTATATCCCATAATTATGGAGTTTTATCTGAAAATTGGATTTGCAATAATAATGAAGAATTAAAAGCAACAGGAGAAATTATTGCTTATAGAGGATTGTTTTTAATAGATAAAAATGGGATTATCAGACATCTTTTAATTAATGATTTCCCTTTGGGTAGAAATGTAGATGAAGCAATTAGGATGATTGATGCTCTTCAGTATTATGAAAAAAGTGGTGAAGTTTGTCCAGCAAATTGGAAAAAAGGTGAAAAATCTCTAGAAGCTAGTCATAGTGGACTTTTAGATTATTTTTCTTCTTAA
- the mtaB gene encoding tRNA (N(6)-L-threonylcarbamoyladenosine(37)-C(2))-methylthiotransferase MtaB — protein sequence MGKKRIAFYTMGCKLNYAETSTIARKFSNLNYEHVSFKGVADIYVINSCSVTKNADLEFKYMVRFFMKKNAKSFIIAVGCYAQLNPKEISYIRGVDMVLGSEEKFKIIDYIHPIYLFKRYPAKIISKKTSSYFSSYSIGDRTRSFLKIQDGCDYKCSYCIIPMARGVSRSDSIENILKKIRFLFNKGIKEIVLTGINIGDYGKKIDGIHQHRFYTFFDLIQAIDKIKEKGRIRLSSIEPNLLNKECIEFLSKSKHFVPHFHIPLQSGSNDILGKMQRRYRRELYQEKVKIIRKILPDAYIGSDIIVGFPGETHKHFLETFHFLKKLEISSLHIFSYSQRPNTRSITIQEKISKKIQWKRNKILRALSKKKYLSFCERQIYTKKTVLFEKNSTNNEYLYGYTENYIRTKISSNPILKNTLQNVLLTEVDQDGIMIAKSIR from the coding sequence ATGGGTAAAAAAAGAATTGCATTTTATACAATGGGGTGTAAGCTAAATTATGCTGAAACTTCCACTATAGCGAGAAAATTTTCTAATTTAAATTATGAACATGTTTCTTTCAAGGGAGTTGCAGATATTTATGTTATAAATAGTTGTTCTGTAACCAAAAATGCAGATTTGGAATTTAAGTATATGGTACGTTTTTTTATGAAGAAAAATGCAAAATCTTTTATTATTGCAGTAGGATGTTATGCACAACTTAATCCTAAAGAGATTTCTTATATACGTGGTGTAGATATGGTATTGGGGTCTGAAGAAAAATTTAAAATAATCGATTATATCCATCCGATCTATTTATTTAAAAGATATCCTGCAAAAATTATTTCAAAAAAAACATCTTCTTATTTTTCATCGTATTCTATTGGAGATAGAACTCGTTCTTTTTTAAAAATCCAAGATGGATGTGATTATAAATGTAGTTATTGTATTATTCCTATGGCAAGAGGTGTATCTAGATCGGATAGTATAGAAAATATTTTAAAAAAGATAAGGTTTCTTTTTAATAAAGGAATAAAAGAAATAGTATTAACGGGGATAAATATTGGAGACTATGGAAAGAAAATAGATGGGATCCATCAACATCGTTTCTATACATTTTTTGATTTGATCCAGGCAATAGATAAAATAAAAGAAAAGGGAAGAATACGTTTATCTTCAATAGAACCTAATTTATTGAACAAAGAATGTATTGAATTTTTATCAAAAAGTAAACATTTTGTTCCTCACTTTCATATTCCTTTACAATCTGGAAGTAACGATATATTGGGAAAAATGCAAAGACGTTATAGAAGAGAACTTTATCAAGAAAAAGTGAAAATTATCCGTAAAATTCTACCAGATGCTTATATAGGTTCAGATATTATTGTTGGATTTCCTGGAGAAACACATAAACATTTTTTAGAAACTTTTCATTTTTTGAAAAAATTAGAAATTTCTTCTTTACATATATTTTCTTATTCTCAAAGACCCAATACTAGATCTATAACTATACAGGAGAAAATTTCTAAAAAAATACAATGGAAAAGGAATAAAATATTAAGAGCACTTTCAAAAAAAAAATATCTTTCTTTTTGTGAAAGACAAATTTATACAAAAAAAACTGTTTTGTTTGAAAAAAATTCTACTAATAATGAATATTTATATGGATATACAGAAAATTATATTCGAACAAAAATATCTTCAAATCCAATATTAAAAAATACATTACAAAATGTACTTTTAACGGAAGTAGATCAAGATGGGATCATGATTGCTAAATCTATTAGATAA